gATGGTACCTTTTTATAGTTGACGGCTGATTCTTGGAGGTGTCTCCTAGAGGGttttaaagaagcaaaagaagctCTCTCCAAAAattttttattgcctttctATGCTAACTAGCCACATCAGAAGctatttatttactgtgaatGCTTGAAATAGAGCATAGTGGTTCCAAAAATAGGAGTCATCTTCATATGCAGCTTCAAACTGTAATGATGGAGTTCATGCAATGAAGAAAGTAGATTCCTTATTGCCTGGTCCTGTAGGTCTGTCCAGCACGGTCTGGTCCCACTGTCTTAAATGGGAGCTGAGCGTTTGGCATCTTACAGATGTTTGTAACACGACTGTTGGAGAACCAAATGGGTGGTATAGGCGGGCAATATACAATGCAGGTCCTTTATGTTAAAGATTAATTCTTACCGGTTGGAATTTTTGCCAAGGCAGGCTTGGCATGTGTGTAGATGAAGATGGCTGTGAGCCATCAGCCACGCTTGCTGCTGGAAGATGTCGGCAAGGGGTCTGTGGCTCTGTTAATGTCTTCTATTCCTCAAGTCTTgaaggctgcagctgctccagctaaTGCCCTCTAGGACAATCTTACATGCTTGCCTATGTGATAGGTTAGACAGCAACAACATCGTGGTTGTatgctccagcagcagaagaggTGGCTTagtgatgtattttttaaattaaaaacttgaAGACAATGTCtctgtaaaataaagaatatatttattattgatGAAGTGGCTGCTATAGTACCTGTCTCCATTGCAGATCGTTAGCATTTTGAAGGAAAGCTGTGAAAATCATTAGCCATTAAATGCTTAATGTTATTTACCATTTAACACTAGGCAAGCTCAGCAGAGAAAGCCTTTGTATTTTCACAATTTCTGAAGGATTAACTGGAGACCTGTTACCTTACATGTACTGAGTTACAAGTAAGCTTCTTTGGCTGACTTGTTCTAGTTGGCAGTGATTTCTCTCCGGTCTCAGTAACAGAGACGCTACAGCAGTGTACAGTACCCTGTTCTAGTAGAGTGCTTCCCTGAAGTCAAAATTGGAATCAAATGCttctttatttgttctttatttaaacatttgcttGTTCTATATCAGGTTAAATAGCTTAAAACCTCTGTTCTTCAGCATCACTTCCGTAAATGAGAAAGGGAGAATCTCCCTGTTttacataaaaaggaaaatgtcttcTCTGAAATGCTTAACTGGTAATCAAGTAGCACTGCATCGGAAGATGGTAATAAAGCTGATATTGCACTGAGAATGTATCTTTTACTTTTCTAGGAGCTATATATACaagtgtatgtatatatgtgtgcatatatatgtttgtgtgtatatatttcaaaataattttcacaggAACACGCAGTTCTGATTTTATCCTTGTGCCTTATAGGAAGGATTCGCCTTCTAAATAAGGTTTAAAGCACTTAGCAGGGAAAGATGTCCTTGGGTTGGGAGTTAAACATCTCTCATAAAGCTTGTTCCTCTTTACTGGAGGCAGCAAGGTTGCTTTAGCAGGGCTTTAACCTGCCCTAGCCAAGGAATTTGCTTCCATTCTGAGAGAAGTTGGGCAGTTCAATTGATACCAGACTGGATGGATGCAGCTGTGATGGTGCTGGAAAAGAATAGCCCCAAAAGGTTGGGGTGCTCTTCTGTGCCCTCTAACTGGTGAACCCCTGCTTCTAGTTTTCAATAAAGAACATCTTCAGTGGCAACTTGAATAATTGCTGCTTTCATTGTCTCCTTCATCTAACAGTAAAGAAAGGCTATGTTACAGTCTTCTGTACCTCCTTGGCAAGCTGCTACTTTTACACTCATCTGTTTAATTTCTGTACTTAATGAAACAACTTCAGATAAAGATTTGATAGTATAATTACTGTGCGTTTGGACATAATCCCCAACACCTCCCCCCATACCCACCCACCCCCAAAGGATCCTGGAAAATACATCTTTGGATGAATCACCCAGGAATTTGCATTTCAGAACATATTTACATCTTTCCAGGTCAGATATGTATCCTGGCTGTTGCCAAGGCcttacagttgtttttttttgttgttgtttttttgttttcctttaccTATAAACCCTTGAAAGAAGATACAGCAATTTCTTCCCTGCTACCGTGCTCTAGAAAATCTCAGACATAGGAGAAAGGCTTATCAGCATTTTGAAGATGACAAagttatttcataatttcaatGCACTGGCTGTGTTAACTGTAAACTAACCTACCTCGGTCAACCATCTTTGTCACCTTGCGAATTAATGTACAGTTGCCAATAAATTCTGAGCCTGCAGTCCTGCCTTCTGCGGAGCCACGTTTGCATTGTGTGTCTGAGCAGATATGCAAGGTGCCCTACATTTTTCATGCTGCTAGCATACGAGAGGGAATCAAAGGACTTCAGaacctgcttttatttctgaagagtttAAGATCATAGTTGGGTTCCTGTCACTTCTCTTTTTATGTCTGTTCAGAGACTACTGCTcttgaaattctgctttttctaaaTGTGGAATCTAATTGgtatttttcaagctttttctaCTCTTCTGTTTGCCCTATATCGTTCTGCTAGTGATAAGTGTCATTACTTAGGCTAATACACAGCTCGTATCAGCTAACTGCAAACTTGAGcttatgaaaaaaacacaactgtctGCCACATAAGGCCCTCAGCTGTCAACTGAAATGTCTGGTGCATCTGTTCCAGTTTGAGTTTGTCTGTGCCTCTGAAATGTTACCAGTCCTTGATGTGTGTGAAGCACAATGTGGCAGCTTTTCCCTTGCTGTGCTGTTCTCTATCTTTAATCTTAACCCTAAAGGGTTGCTCCTGCGTGTGCCCCTCTAATGCAAAGAAGGGCAGAACAAAAGCAACAGGGGCCTTTTCTTCAAGCAGTTTAGGAATTGCTTTCCATATAACATCAGTGAGAAGTACAATTGGAATGGGTGCTTCTTTCCCAGCACTTTGCTATGAAGATGTGGGAATGGCATATAtcctttataaataaaatctgaatcTCATAAAATCATTTTGGGCTGAGCATTTTGATAGGCAGACCAGATAAATGTGTGGCCACAGGCTCttttaataagaataaaaaaaaacactcatatAAACGTTTATTCTTTCCAGATGGGTAATGTCTGGCAGGAATCCAACAATGCAAAAAGTGTCAAACAGTTTCTAAAAAATTAAGGTAAAAtcttctgtgaaaaaatatacaaCAGAATTCTTAGGAGATTGCTTATTCTTTACAGTAAGagtgatgttttattttccaatccTTGACTCCGAACTCCTTCAGAGGCTTTCAGCAGTGCCATTTCTGAACATAAGTGGTTAAAAGTTCTCAAGGATGTTCATTTTCCATGTTTAAAAGAGaacctgcaaaacaaaaaagtacaaatgGAAAAGCAGGATCATACAGTGCGACTGCTGTGTCCTGCTATTTTGGGGGACTTTTAAGGACAAGGCTTGAGCATGTGGGTACTGCATACAGCTGTGTACATACAATGTAAACAAACCTCCAGGGACAGCTGGCACCTTTCATGTGCTAACAGGGCCCAACTCACATACATTTGTTCTGAAATGCTGATTCTTTATAGAAAAAAGTGATACCCTGCTTGCCAGGGTGGAGCTTGCTTTCCTGTAAAGTACTTTTTCCACAGGAAAGGATTTCCCTATcaagttttaattttatagaGAGGAGAGAACAATGTCCAGCTAACTAGGCCAAAGTTCAGATTTCATCCCTGGATTCACTAAATGTGAGGCATGTCCTTGTCCCATGTTCTGccaaaaaaggtgaaaaaaacaaacaaaaaccaacacaaactTACAGACGCTTggtgattttcttctcttctttgtcCTTGCTGGTTCTTGGGCTGCtgccatgggattttttttccacttcttgaGTTTGGTCCTTTGTCTGTGAGATGATCCCACTGGCAAgagaagtggattttttttttttgtggttttgtgccTAGCATGGTATACCATTGCTGTCCGCATTTAGTCCTTCagtgggcagcctgggacatgGGTGAGGGGGTGTTCCCAGGACAGGCGCGGCAGCCTGGCCCACTCCTTTTAATGAattattcatattttccttGAATAACTACTGCATTGTAATTTTGCTTAGGCTATGCTGTGATGAGGAcactaaaaaaaagaaatgagctgACTTTtcaatgaaggaaaaatggcAAACCATAACATGAGTGAAAGGGAAGTGTAGTTACATACTAGATTTGTATGTGtccaaagacaaaaacaagatGCAGACACAAATAGTGATGTTCTGCTTGGATGGATCCATTGTACCTTCAGCGCAGCCATGGAGGCTCAGGCCACACAACTGGGAACAGAAGGGAAATTCCCAGCTTTTCCTGCAAGGCAGGTGAGTGTTCCTCTTTCCATCCTATAGAGCAGAAAAGACAGGCTTTGCCTGAGCTGTAGATTTTGTCAGGCTGCTTTCGTGCTGTTATACTTTACAAAGGTTGTAATCACACATTCTTCAGCTTCACCAGCTTCTCATGCTTGCAATCAGGCTAAATTTTTACCAAATGCATATTACATTGTATTTTTGCAGCATGCTAACTTACTACTCTGAGCTGACCTCTCCTATCTCAAAAATTGAGTGGATCAAAGTTTGTTACTGCAGTAGCTGAAGGCTGAAAGTAGCTAAGCAGCACTGCTTTTTGGCCATCGAAAACACATACACAAGACATTTTAGAATACATGTTCAGATTTATCCTCTTCCCCTGCAGTTTTATGTGAACGCTTAAAGGGAGGGTGGTTTTTGACTCAACCTGTAACGCTGCATGAAGAGAAAACCACATAGCACTACTTGAACCGAAAAGTAGCTTTCATGCATTTTCTAGGTACAAAGCACTGTGACATTCACTCAAATATGTAAAACATTCATACCGTTAATTTTTAACTTGCCATATAGAAAGCTGTATAACACAGCTGGGAAATCAAAGGCAAGAAGCTATTCCAATGGTTGCACTGCAAAGGTAGTCAGCTGGGACGGGGAAGTTGGTGCCTCACTGTTATGTGagaactgctgctgtgcagtttgTAAACTGACTTTTTGGATTTAACTTTAACTTCTTGGCTTAACTTGATTCTTACAGACAAGGCAAAGGGCAGGCTTAGCAAATCTAAGGGATTGTTGCTGAGATAATTCAACTGAAATCTTATGTGCTCAGACATTTTGTGTCtagattaaaaagtaatttcttgCCCCAAAGAGCTTATAGTACAGCCAGATGATGAGGGGCATGGGTGGGTGGGGAGAACAGCCTTGTAGGTGAAGCAATTTGTAGCGCCAAGAGAAAGACCTTTCCTGCAGCCCATCCGTTGGAGCACACTGATTCTCCTAGGCTGTTCCCTTCTAGAAAGGCAGAGATCCTTCTCTGAAAGAACCTGTTTTGCATCATTTAAGTGTCTTACACAAATCCCTATTGgtactctttaaaaataaaatcttctcaATGATAAAGAACTTAACAGTCTGCTGCCTACATTAATGCTACACTCACTCTGGGGACAAAGGAACAGTAGATAAGCTAGCGTGCCCCCATCTGTACCCAACAGGCACgttggaggaggaaggaaatttTGACTAAAGTGAGATGGAAATCCCCATGATCTTCTGGTATGTGGCTTTAGACAAGAATAACACGTGTGCAACTGCCGTGACTATATAGGTTAATTTGTGCGCATGAGAATCAAGCTTGTGTGTGGAGTTGCAGTAACCGTACGTAGGCTTTCAGTGGGACAACCATCAGAGCAGGCTGCTAACTGCACAGACTAAGAGAGAGTTTAGTTTTAAAACTATATTGCATAGATACTTCATTGTTCCCCCATATTTCTTCACTCATTTGTAGGCTTTTAGGAGCACAGATGTCTCACACATATTTTGAGAGTGCCCAGCCCAAATTAGATGCTCAAACCTGCAATACTTTGATTTGATAAGCTCCCCAGACAACATTGTTAGTTCTTTGCATGATATATATACCTTTTATAGCACTGTAGCTCCTCTTGCACCACTAGAAGCTGAGCTTTCAGCTGGTTACGCTCCTGCAGCACTTCTCGCAGCTCTTGTAACGTGAACCGAGGGCGGTTTGGATCCGTGAGGTCTATTACCATTTTGTCTGGTCCAAGCTTGAGCTGTAAAATAAAGGGGTGAACGTGATCTTGTAACCTGTCATAAACAGGGCATTCCTAAAGTAAAATCTCAGACTTTTATAAATCCTGGTAACTCTTAGTATCTGTTTTTCacaatcctgtttttttttaagcagttactgtttttcttattctctgtCTTCCCTAACCAAGTAAGGGGCCTACCTGTGAGGCTCTGACCACATCTAAAAACAGCCTGTTCCAAAGAGTTTGCGATCTCATTTGCCaggaagctgaaaatgaaagcaagctTTTCTGGTGGtgagaaaggctgagaaacctATGATCACACCGAAACACTGTAGCGGAGAGACTTCTGTTTTCCTAAGGCCTTTttcttaatgtcttttttttttttttttttgtcatgttcaTCAGCTTTCCTTGTGCAGAGTACCAAAGCTTTACTGTACGATAAACGGCAAAGTGTCTGTATGGAACAGACTGGTGCTGAGAGCTGTACAACTGTGGATCCACGCTCTGAAAACCTGTAGCTGTGTGTATAAACTGATGTGAGCTCTACAGGTAAACCTACAGCGAGGGATCCCAGCCAGGCATCGTGGCCCCTCCGAGACCCCTTGGGCTGCAACAACAGCCTGCAGACGGTGACAAAGGTACCCTCCAACCCCTCTGGCGTGAGCCTGCGTTTCGTGACAGACGTGGCAGCTCCCAGGGCCTGTCCCGGGGGCAGGGACCCCCGCAGCTCCCTGGCAGCCCCCGACCCCCTCCGGGGGTCCCGCACCCACCTGCGGGGCGCTGCCCGGGGCTCCCTCTCCCCTCAGCGCCTCCACCTCCATCCTCAGGCGGTCCCgctccagcctcagcctctcctcggCCAGGCTGCCGCCGCTCACCAACGCTTCCAGCATCTCCAGCACCCTGACGATGCTGAACTGCAGCCGGGCCGCGGCGGCTGAAGTCCGGGGACCGgcgctgagctgcagcaggtcccGGCCCACCACCGAGGAGATGTCGTACACGTCCTCAGCCGTTAGCTGGAAGGGGCTCTTCTCCAGCGCGCTCTCCGCGCCGCCaccttcatcctcctcctcctcctcttcctcatcttcttcctcctcctcctgccggCCGTGCTGCATGCCCGCCGCTGCCTCCCTTCCCCGGGGCGGGCCGGCCGGGCTTAGCACCCCCCCCTCAGCCgacctccttcctcctcctccccgcgggGGTTTCCATGGCGGAGCCCGCTCCTcgccctgccccttcccctcagCGCTCGCCTCAGCCCGGGGGCGGGCTCGGGGGAGGCGGCCGCTGCTGctcgcctcctcctcctcctcctcccgcccgTGGGGCCGCGCCGTGAGGAGAGGTGAGGGGGAAGGGAACAGGGGTTGGGGCCGGGGGGAACCCCTCAGGACGGGGGGCGCCAACCCGCAGAGCCCCGGGGCCCTCAGCGCCCGCCCGGCCTCAGGCGGGGCAGCGCCGGCCGCAGGCTCCGGGAGCTGCGAGAGGGCCCCGCCAGGCCCAGGGGTTGGCTttggaggttttatttttatttatttcctgaggATTGTTGTGTTCTGGGAAGAGTTTTTCAGCGTAAGGAGGTGACCGGCACCGCCCCGTGAAGGGTTTCGCAGCGTTTTATAGATGTTTGTGCTCACATGAGCTGCTCGCTGCTGTGGAGGCAGAACGCTGCTGCTGGGCCTCAGCGCCTACCTGCAGGAGTGTAGGTAACACTGTGGTGTcctgctgaaaaatcaggatcTAACAACAGTGACACGACCGTTTTGTCACACTTTTGGGGTTTCTTGGATGAAAAATGCTGTACAGCAGTGCCAAAAGTGCTTCTCGCACCACctgattttgtttataaaatgacAGCAGTGACCTGTGAGTCCGTGTAacgcttatttatttattttttccaccagACAATGAATGACTGGGCCCCCATAGCAAAGGAATATGACCCCCTCAAAGCAGGGAGCATCGATGGCACGGACGAAGAGCCCCATGACCGTGCCATATGGAGGGCCATGCTGGCACGTTACGTACCCAACAAGGGAGTTACGGGAGATCCTCACCTCACCCTGTTTGTGGCAAGGCTCAATCTTCAGACAACAGAAGAGAAGTTAAAGGAGGTCTTTTCCCGGTATGGAGACATCAGAAAGATCCGTCTGGTTCGAGACTTGGTCACAGGCTTTTCCAAGGGTTATGCGTTTATTGAATACAAAGAGGAACGTGCTTTGTTGAAGGCCCACAGAGATGCCAACAGGTTGGTTATTGACCAACATGAGATCTTTGTTGACTTTGAACTGGAAAGAACTCTCAAAGGATGGATTCCTCGGAGGCTTGGAGGTGGGTTTGGAGGCAAAAAAGAATCCGGGCAGCTACGGTTCGGAGGACGGGACAGACCTTTCCGAAAGCCCATCAATTTGCCAAATGTGAAAAATGATTTCTATGGAGAAGgctcagcagagaaaagaaacttttctcGAGAGGGAACAAGGGACTGGAGAACAAGGGACCGAGACCATGAAAGGAGCAGAGAAAAGAGATGGCCAGAAAGGGAACGGTCATGGGCTTGGGGTGAcagtgagagagagagggacTCCAAAGATgagaggagcagaggaagagacaggaaggacagagataggaaagacagagagagagaccggagcagagagagagacacCAAGAAGCAAAGAGATGAAGATAAGCATCGATAGCTGACAGCACCACGTCTTACAGGAACAATGGGAAGTTTGGGTATGGTGACCATTCTTACCGTTCCCTAGAATATTGTGAGCCAAGTCCTGCTGCCCTTAGTGCTGCCTGGGACCTGCCTCTGCTGTCCTGGTAAATGAACTGGTGTGGAGGAGGTGATGCGGCAGGTTTGGCTCCCTGCAGTCTCTGGATAAAGCTGCTGCACCTTCTGGAGGACACAGACATGATTCAATTGCAGATGTCACCGTCAGCTTGGGGCTGTGAGCTGCGTTCCCTGAACCAGCAGCGGTCGTGTTACTGTCTTGTGCCTATGACTTTGACCTGCTAGCAGCTCTCTGTAGTTTGGTTCCTAGTGCAGTTACAATACCTTTTGTCAAATTGTTCTTCGGAGAAATTAAATTCttctattaatattttgaagtgGTGAATACTGTAAGAAATGCACTACATGTACTGGCACCCCACTGAAATTGAGTACACACCTCATTTGATACTCAGCTTGCTGCTTGGATGAGTGTTCGTGAGAGAGCTCCATATTTAATTCTTTATGTGTCAGATGTTCACACTCATGTTGTGAGACAGGTGCCCTTTATGAAGTCACTTGTGAAGGAATAGAAATGAAACAATAGCAACaaacaaagcttttgaaaaatgtggCCCAAACCAGAAGCTGAAGGGAAGTGACTTTATTTTCTTGAAGACACTGGGACAGGTGAGATCTTAGTAATACTCCATCCTTAACTAGTTCTGTAAGGTATGAGAGGCATGTAAtaagaaatctatttttaacATCATGGGAGGGTGTCATTCCCTTTATTAGAGGAATGCACACCACACAGCAGTAAGCAGGTCAGAAAACATCCCCAGTCATTATGTCAGAGGTCACTTAAGGACGGTGTCATGGCTCGATGCTGTGGTTGCAGCTGCATCcagctctcctttcctcctctctgcaaGTGAAGTTCTGTCTGTGCAGGGTTTGAATGTTCCAGCAACTGGGCTTGCTGCTGGTTCTAGTTGAATTGGGGAAACCAGAGGGCAAAGCACCCTCTATTTTCTGGCAGGATGTGTGTACAGGATGTGTATCCAGACATGCATCTTCCACTGAGGAGCTTACAGCATTCCTCAGTGAAATGGAAAGGATCTGTGGTGTTCTTTGCCATCATCAGCAACTCCTAAATATGtgctaatatattttaaatcatattcTTGGCAGTTTTTGAATGGCCATATCCAAAACCTTGCCCAGTTTGAGGCTGTATTTCCATTTATAAGCCTTTTTCAGGGCAAAGAAGACAGACCTGTACACTGCATCCCCAGAACAGGTATGTGGAAGTATTAgacttccacaaaaaaaaaaaaaaaaaataaaaaaataaaaataaaaggacacAAGTCTTTCAGAAAcgcttgtttttcagaaatatttattaaactgttaaaatgatttactgctcaaccaaaacaaaaccaaaaaaaaacttcagtgatCCTGCACTTTGGAGACAGGATTGTTACGTCCCATACCTGACAACATCCCGGCCccctttttaaaagcagattttagTTAATATTGAGAAACTACACGACAGATCTTCAACTCTTTACATACTCATCCCTACGTGCCATCTTCTCAGATGACACTTGGTGTGTATAAACTCAGCGCTTCTAACGTGAGAAGGAGGAGCGAGGTGGTTAATACTAGCAGGTCAGGAGTGACTCATTAGATTTTTGAGGTAATGGGCTACAGAGATGAACAGGGAAGGTTGTACTGCTTAGTGCCATTGTTTGAAATCAGCTGCAGATTTGACCCAACAATAGCGCACTGGGCTCTAGCGTATGGGACTAGCTGTACGTGCACTAGGCCAGGAGAGTTTTTAATACATGAGCTTAGATGCTGGGGGAAACAGTTCAGCCTGTGGTTTCCTATTATCCCAGCTCAGTGCTCTTGGCTGATTTGAAAGCAATGTGCTTATGCAGGCTGGGAATCTGCCGCATTCTTGCATTGTTTCTGATCACTGCATCTCTTCTAAATGTGTCAAATGACTGTAAACTATGCTAGGGAGAGAGAGGAATCATTCACAATTTATTTAACTGCCTGATCCAACTGTAGTGTGCTCTTTATTCCTCCGCCCCCGTGCGGAAGTGAAGTCAGGATGTAAGCAACTTAACTTTACAATAAGACTTCCCCCATGTAAGAACCGACTCTCACGGCAGGGTGAAGTGCTGCTCTTTTATGGATACAGCTTTCTGTAAGCATAAAACTCATGATGTGTTACCAAAACGTAACCAGGCAAAATTATCTCTGCCTAATATTAGCATCAGATGCTAGTGTCActatttcaaatggaaaaccCTTCCGTGTAAGGCCACAtttccccctcctgccccaaatGGCAATGATGCC
This genomic stretch from Anas acuta chromosome 17, bAnaAcu1.1, whole genome shotgun sequence harbors:
- the RILPL2 gene encoding RILP-like protein 2 isoform X1; the protein is MQHGRQEEEEEDEEEEEEEDEGGGAESALEKSPFQLTAEDVYDISSVVGRDLLQLSAGPRTSAAAARLQFSIVRVLEMLEALVSGGSLAEERLRLERDRLRMEVEALRGEGAPGSAPQLKLGPDKMVIDLTDPNRPRFTLQELREVLQERNQLKAQLLVVQEELQCYKSGIISQTKDQTQEVEKKSHGSSPRTSKDKEEKKITKRLFSFKHGK
- the RILPL2 gene encoding RILP-like protein 2 isoform X2, giving the protein MQHGRQEEEEEDEEEEEEEDEGGGAESALEKSPFQLTAEDVYDISSVVGRDLLQLSAGPRTSAAAARLQFSIVRVLEMLEALVSGGSLAEERLRLERDRLRMEVEALRGEGAPGSAPQLKLGPDKMVIDLTDPNRPRFTLQELREVLQERNQLKAQLLVVQEELQCYKRMERGTLTCLAGKAGNFPSVPSCVA
- the SNRNP35 gene encoding U11/U12 small nuclear ribonucleoprotein 35 kDa protein, with amino-acid sequence MNDWAPIAKEYDPLKAGSIDGTDEEPHDRAIWRAMLARYVPNKGVTGDPHLTLFVARLNLQTTEEKLKEVFSRYGDIRKIRLVRDLVTGFSKGYAFIEYKEERALLKAHRDANRLVIDQHEIFVDFELERTLKGWIPRRLGGGFGGKKESGQLRFGGRDRPFRKPINLPNVKNDFYGEGSAEKRNFSREGTRDWRTRDRDHERSREKRWPERERSWAWGDSERERDSKDERSRGRDRKDRDRKDRERDRSRERDTKKQRDEDKHR